The following proteins come from a genomic window of Alosa alosa isolate M-15738 ecotype Scorff River chromosome 2, AALO_Geno_1.1, whole genome shotgun sequence:
- the LOC125285474 gene encoding uncharacterized protein LOC125285474 has protein sequence VPGVSAGFWLIWGLIVLLCCFCSSVQRRLKRQRREQLREQCLRPLETEPLDFAGPALPPHLEPPRFYSAHVLPVGYATPRPVTLPSDYATPRPLNLPSDYSPPRPLNLPITHRGHHITGPQVPVDSDPCGQPPCYEEAVLMEDPPPPYNEVLAEPPREPPPILRAPRDSSSSSGGSMVGGTLKAPPHAPRVPQEPDISKANPESVGLVLPLSLRGQHGCSTLIRLPAAPRRWDSLGRLPAGLGLERRSFPLEPRVSFIATMPRDGRTLGLGHGSGGGGPGLGLQLLRELEEDCGLPTAHPLLGRSTAV, from the exons GTTCCTGGTGTTTCAGCGGGCTTCTGGCTGATCTGGGGCCTGATCGTGCTGCTCTGCTGCTTCTGCAGCTCCGTCCAGCGGCGGCTCAAGCGCCAGCGTCGTGAGCAGCTCCGCGAGCAGTGTCTTCGCCCGCTGGAGACCGAGCCGCTGGACTTCGCCGGACCGGCGCTGCCGCCGCACCTGGAGCCACCGCGCTTCTACTCGGCGCACGTGCTGCCCGTCGGCTACGCCACGCCACGCCCCGTAACCCTGCCCTCCGACTACGCCACGCCACGCCCGCTAAACCTGCCCTCCGACTACTCCCCGCCACGTCCGCTAAACCTGCccatcacacacagaggacatcaCATCACCGGCCCACAAG TTCCAGTGGACAGTGACCCCTGTGGACAGCCGCCGTGTTACGAGGAGGCCGTTCTGATGGAAGACCCTCCGCCTCCTTACAACGAAGTCCTGGCCGAACCTCCGCGTGAGCCTCCCCCGATCCTGCGCGCCCCCcgagacagcagcagcagcagtggcggcaGCATGGTCGGCGGGACACTGAAAGCCCCGCCACACGCCCCCAGAGTCCCCCAGGAGCCGGACATCAGCAAGGCCAACCCCGAGTCCGTGGGCCTGGTGCTGCCGCTGTCGCTCCGCGGTCAGCACGGCTGCTCCACGCTCATCAGGCTGCCCGCCGCGCCGCGCCGATGGGACTCGCTGGGCCGTCTGCCCGCTGGGCTGGGTCTGGAGCGCCGCAGCTTCCCCCTGGAGCCCCGGGTGTCCTTCATCGCCACCATGCCGCGCGACGGCCGGACGCTCGGCCTCGGACACGGCAGCGGGGGCGGGGGCCCGGGGCTCGGCCTGCAGCTGCTCAGGGAGCTAGAGGAGGACTGCGGCCTGCCCACCGCCCACCCCCTGCTGGGACGCAGCACGGCGGTCTGA